The Marinomonas profundi DNA segment TTGATAAAGAATCAGGCTTGGAAGAAACCCGCCATGTGTTTTTAAAAAACAACCAACTAAGCGAGCGTTGGGCCTCGCTGCAAAAAAAGACTTTCGTCATTGCGGAAACGGGGTTTGGCACCGGGTTAAATTTCTTATGCGCATGGCAAGCTTTTTTAACCCAAGCCGCCAGTGATAAACAGTTGCATTTTATCTCGGTAGAGAAATACCCACTAAGCAAAAGTATGCTGACAGCCGCGCTAAACATGTGGCCATCGCTAAACCATTACAGTCAGCCACTGATTGATGCCTACCCAGAGGTTTGCCATGGTTTTCATCATCTTGAGTTAGCACAAGGACGCATCCAACTGTCGCTTTGGTTTGGTGACGCAGAAGACGGTTTTGCCGCGCTTGATGCCGATGTCGATGCTTGGTTTCTGGATGGCTTCGCCCCCAGTAAAAATCCGCAAATGTGGTCAGACACACTTTTTAAGCACATCCATCGCCTGAGTCATCAAGGGACCACTTTTTCGACCTTCACCGCGGCCGGCATCGTGCGCAGAGGGCTGAAAAGCGTTGGCTTCGAGGTGCGTAAAGTCAAAGGCTTTGGTCAAAAAAGAGAAATGACCGTTGGCGAACTCAATCAGCCAACACCGCCGTTAACAGAGCGTATGTCACAGGGCCAATCTTGGTTTAACCTGCGCAGCGATAGCACCGCAGAAGTCACTAAAGTATTGGTTGTTGGCGCCGGGTTGGCAGGGGCAAACACCGCTTATGCGCTTGCCAAGCAAGGCATACGAGTGGAAGTGTGGGAACAAGGCAGCGTTATTGCTGGCGGCGCCTCAGGTAACCCACAAGGCATGCTTTATCCAAAACTCACCACCCAAGACAGCTTTCTCAATCGTTTTTATCTTGCCGCTTATTTGCACGCCACACGCTTTTACAGCGCGCTGGATAAGCAACGGACTTTTTGGGATCCGTGCGGCCTTATTCAACTCCCTAAACACGACAAAGAAGCAGAGCGCTTCCAAAAACTGCTGCAACAACAACTCTACCCTAAAAGCGTTTTGCAAGCCTCAACACAGAAGCCAGGCAGCTTATTATTACCTTTATCAGGCTGGGTCATCCCCAAAAAGCTCTGTGAAACACTCCTATCTCACCCGAACATTCAGCTCAGACTCAATACCGCACTAAAGGAACTGCAATCCACCACGCTCCAGCCAGAAGACAAAACCGCAATACGCTGGCGGGCCATTGCAGCCAACCATTCAGATACCTTCTCTCATGTTGTGTTATGCACGGCGAATGACACCAATGAACTCAGCAACCTTCCTCATCTGCCAATTTACCCAATTCGCGGACAAGTAGCGCAGATGAACATAGAAGACGCGGTCAACGCTTGCCTGCAAAAAGGCGAATCTGCCGAAAAAATAGACATTGAACAAGTATTGTGTGAATTTGGTTATGTTTCGCCGCCGATTGATGGTCTGATCCATTTTGGTTCGACTTATGATCTAAAAGACCAAGACACAGCGGTACGAGAGGAAGGACACAAGCGAAATCTCACCATTCTAGAAGATCTACTTGGCTTAAAAGGCAATACATTTAAAACAGAAGATTGCCAAGGCAGAGTCGCATTTCGTTGCGCCGTGACAGATTACACGCCGATTGTTGGCCCGATACAATCAACAGAAGTCTATCAGCAGGCGTATTCGACACTGAGCAAAAATGCAAAATGGCGATCCGATAACATCGCCGAATTAAATCAACAGCTTTACGTCAATATTGGCCATGGTTCGAGAGGCTTAATTTCCACCCCATTGAGTGGCCGCTACATCGCAAGTTTGATTGCCGGCACACCATCGCCCTTGGAGCAAAATGTCAGCCACACATTACACCCAAGCCGCTTTATTATTCGTGATTTAAAGCGCAGCCAGAAAGTCTAATATTGTCAAAGCAGGCCATTGCCACGACAGGCCATTGTCACGGCTGGCAACGGTCAAATGCTGTGCCGTGACACTCCTACCATGACACTCTTACGACTCAAATAACTCGCAAGCACTTGGAATCAATTCAACAAATCGATTCGAGGTTTGTGGGCGATAAATATATTTATTAAGGTTTGGCAGCAAGGCGCGCAATTGATCGCTTAACTGCAGCAAGCTTGGATTAATAGGCTCATAAGGATAGATATGATCCTGCAAGCTTAATTTGTGCAATTCATCCAGCTCATCTTGTAGAATGCTTTTCATCGCAAAAAATCGATCTTTCTGATTAATATCATTGGTTTCCCAATACGCATCAGAAAACGCCGAATTTAGTTCGTAAAAGATATGCAAGGCATCAGCAACATTTTTTTTAGACATATTATCTCCATCTTTTTCAGCAATCTTCATATTGCCCCTTGTATTGTTTAACCCTAACCTTATAACCTACATTCTAAACGTGAATCAATATAGGTGAATACCCCTTGAGTACGACAATGAATCATGACGTGACTTCTGACAATCTCTGGCAATCTTTGCAAGCAGAAGCAGACAAGCTTGCCCAAGATGAGCCTATTTTGGCCAGCTACTTTAACACCACTATTTTGCGTCATGACACATTATGTTCAGCATTAAGTTTTCTGCTTGCCAGCAAGTTAGACAGCATATCCATTCCCGCTATGGTATTACGAGAAGTATTCGAAGAAGCCATGGCAGATACTCACTCTGGCATTGTTAGATGCATCGAGCAAGACATTTTAGCCATAAAAGAACGTGATGCAGCGTGCGATACTTTCACCACGCCACTGCTGTTTTTTAAAGGCTTCCACGCGCTGCAAACCTACCGTGTGGCCAACTGGCTATGGAAGAACAACCGCAAGAGCTTAGCCTTGTACCTGCAAGGCCAAATGTCGATGGTGTTTAGCGTCGACATTCACCCAGCGGCAACCATCGGCTGCGGTGTCATGCTCGACCACGCCACTGGCCTTGTGGTCGGCGAAACCTGTGTGATTGAAGACAACGTCTCTATTTTACAATCGGTTACCCTAGGCGGCACAGGCAAAGAACATGGCGATCGTCACCCTAAAATACGCTCAGGCGTATTGATTGGCGCTGGCGCCAAAATCCTTGGCAATATTGAAGTCGGTGAAGGGGCAAAAATTGGCGCGGGCAGCGTGGTATTAGAAGCGGTTGAACACCATACAACCGTGGCGGGTGTGCCCGCCAAAGTTGTCGGCCACAATACCGAAGAAGAGCCATCCAGAGTCATGGATCACAACATCAACCACTGCGTTCGCGATTGCGTGGAATAATACGCCACCAATAAATAACCCCGCCCCAAGGGGCGAGGTATCGGTACGTTATTCGAAAAATGCTAGACTTTGTTCATATCTCATTCCCTCGAAAGAGGTTGTCGCTAAACGAATTCCGTGATCTTGTCGTGCCTTTAGGCCGACAAAAAACACACCACGACAAATTACGTCTTGTCGGGCTAAAGCCGCGACCTACAAAAACCAATATAAATCAACCAATTGTAGATTAAATAACATCTCATGCCTGACCATAGTCGTAATGACTTAACGCCTCTTTCGGAATCATCTTGATGGTTTCACTCTCTGTATCAAACAACAATACAGCGTCCCCACTTCGTAATGCTCTTAGCGCCTGATCACGTTTTTGCGCCACAGACAGATCATAATCGCCATAATCTGTGCCGTCACGAGAGACGATATCATCCAAAATAGTGTCTAAGGTATCTGGGGCCAACGAATCGTAAGGTATTAGCGTATCCAATTAGATCGCTCCATATTGACTCAGCAGGGCAATGACACCCGCTTCATCAATGATTGGTACATTAAGAGATTGGGCCTTAGTCAATTTCGAACCGGCTTTTTCACCGGCGACTAAGCAATCTGTTTTGGCAGAAACGGAACCACTCACTTTAGCACCGAGCGCTTGCAATTTGTCTTTTACTTGATCACGGCTAAGTTGACTCAACGACCCCGTCACAACATAGGTTTTACCTATAAGCGGCAGCTCATCAGCAGACGCTTGCTGTTTTTTCTCCCAGACCACGCCAGCGTCAAGCAAACCTTGAATGGTTTCTCTGTTTAATGCTTGCTCAAAAAACAGCCGTACATGTTGCGCCACGATGGGGCCAACATCGTCAACGCCGACCAAACTCTCTTGGTCTGCTGCCATTAATTCATCCAATTCGGTGAAGTAATTCGTTAACGCACGAGCCGTTGCTTCCCCTACTTCGCGGATGCCCAACGCATAAATGAAGCGGTTGTATTGCGTATTTTTTGCCGTTTCGATGGAAGCCAGCAGCTTCTCAACCGACTTTTGCCCCATGCGCTCCATCGATAATAAGGTCGCTTTTTTCTCACTGAGAGTGAAAATACCCACCGGCGTTTTAACCAGCCCTTGATCCACCAGCTGCTCAATCAGCTTATCGCCAAGCCCATCGATATCCATGGCTTTGCGAGATACAAAATGCTTTAACGATTCTTTTAGTTGCGCGCCACAGACCAAACCGCCAGTACAACGAATAATCGCTTCGCCTTCGACCTGCTCTAAATCCGAACCACAAACCGGACACGCGGCTGGAAACACCACTTCCACGGCATTGTCAGGGCGTTTATCCATCACAACCTGCACGACTTTGGGGATCACATCGCCAGCACGATGAACAATCACATAATCGTTCACTTTGACACCCAAACGGGCAATCTCATCTTTATTGTGCAAGGTCGCATTGGAAACCGTCACGCCACCCACAAATACCGGCTCTAATCGCGCCACAGGCGTAATCGCACCGGTACGACCGACTTGGAAATCCACCCCCAATACTCGGGTCATTTCTTCCTGTGCGGGAAACTTTCTGGCGATGGCCCAGCGTGGCGCACGCGCAATGAAACCCAATTGATTCTGCTGGGCGATTTGATCCACTTTATAAACGATACCGTCGATGTCGTAGGATAAGCTGGCACGCTTTTCATTAAGCCTTTCGTAGTACTCAATACAGCCTTGCGCGCCTTCTGCTGTTGCCATCAAATCATTGGTACGAAAGCCCCACTCGCTTAACTGCAACAAGCCCTCGTAGTGGCTTTTCGGCTGCTCCCAACCTTCCACATAGCCGATCGAATAAGCGCACATCACTAAGGGACGCTTAGCGGTGATCTTAGGGTCAAGCTGGCGCAGACTGCCTGCTGCCGCATTACGCGGGTTCACAAAGGTTTTTTCGCCTTGCTCAATCGCCAAGGCATTAAGCTTCTCAAAGCCGTCTTTTGGCAGATAGATTTCACCACGCACTTCTAACACCGCAGGCGGCGTTTTAGTACGTAACTTCAGGGGCACAGAGTAAATCGTTTTGATATTCGAGGTAATGTCTTCGCCAGACAAGCCATCGCCGCGAGTAACACCGCGCACCAAACGACCATTCTCATAACGCAAACTAATCGCCAAGCCATCTAGCTTAGGTTCACAGCAATAAGTCACTTGATCGGTATTGAGTAATTTTCGAATGCGCTGATCAAAGTCAGACAAGGACGCGTTATCAAACGCATTGTCCAACGACAACATAGGCACAGTATGGGCAACGTTAGCAAAACCACTGTCTGGCTTTTCGCCCACTCGCTGGGTCGGGGAATCGGCTTGAACCCAATCCGGGTGCTCAGCTTCTATCGCTTGCAGCAACTGATAATCACGGTCGTACACGGCGTCAGGCACGATTGGCGCATCTTTCACATGATAGGCATAGCTGTAATCATTAAGTTGCTGAATTAAGTCCAGCATCTGCTGATGCGTCATGTTTGTCTCTTGGCTCATAGATAAATAAACTCGAAAAATTCTTCAGACCTGCATTGGATAACAAACAGGAAAACAATCAAGGCCCCTTAGGGCCTTGATGCATACTATTGTTTACTGCGCATTAAGCGGCGACGCTCAAAATCCCGTATTCGCTGACGACAATGGGCGATCGTTTGCTCACTCATTGGGCTTCGGCGCTCATCTCGTAACTCTCCGCCTAGGTTGCGCACTAAGGTTTGCGCTGTTTCAAGCATAAAATCAAAGGCTTTCATGCTGTTTTTGGGTCCCGGTAGCCCCATGAAAAAACTGACGCCGGGGCAATCGTTTTCCCCCATGGTGTCCAAATCAAAGGTGCCAGGTTCAATGGCGTTGGCCATACTAAATTGCACTCGACCACGATCAAAACCATCTTCATGGCGATGGAAAATATCCATTTCGCCATAGCGCATACCGCAATTCAAAATAAGCTGAAGCAACTCCATCCCAGAAAAACTCTGGCCTTCTGGAGCAAAAATATTAATGACGATGACTTCTTCTATTTCAGCAATATGCTTATCTTCTTCCACTGTCTCTAGGTCTTCGGCGGCCGTGTTTGAAGCCACCTGATCCATATCAATTTCTGAATAACTGCGCTCATAATCTTCATAACGCGGCCCATCTTCATG contains these protein-coding regions:
- the zipA gene encoding cell division protein ZipA translates to MEFSLREWLILIGVVIIVAILIDGFRRYKKGQEYTAQDNDLADTDDLEGDALVRPEGRKPPKEEGFSAQNPIISAFENARKTSKAPLTDVPHKVDSGPEMDRDADLHLDELASLVPERDFGDSAVSEQNYSDDGFYEQDELDLDAPVTENHHEDGPRYEDYERSYSEIDMDQVASNTAAEDLETVEEDKHIAEIEEVIVINIFAPEGQSFSGMELLQLILNCGMRYGEMDIFHRHEDGFDRGRVQFSMANAIEPGTFDLDTMGENDCPGVSFFMGLPGPKNSMKAFDFMLETAQTLVRNLGGELRDERRSPMSEQTIAHCRQRIRDFERRRLMRSKQ
- the mnmC gene encoding bifunctional tRNA (5-methylaminomethyl-2-thiouridine)(34)-methyltransferase MnmD/FAD-dependent 5-carboxymethylaminomethyl-2-thiouridine(34) oxidoreductase MnmC, with product MLTSYQLDSPELSWGEDGAPHSNLFDDVYFDKESGLEETRHVFLKNNQLSERWASLQKKTFVIAETGFGTGLNFLCAWQAFLTQAASDKQLHFISVEKYPLSKSMLTAALNMWPSLNHYSQPLIDAYPEVCHGFHHLELAQGRIQLSLWFGDAEDGFAALDADVDAWFLDGFAPSKNPQMWSDTLFKHIHRLSHQGTTFSTFTAAGIVRRGLKSVGFEVRKVKGFGQKREMTVGELNQPTPPLTERMSQGQSWFNLRSDSTAEVTKVLVVGAGLAGANTAYALAKQGIRVEVWEQGSVIAGGASGNPQGMLYPKLTTQDSFLNRFYLAAYLHATRFYSALDKQRTFWDPCGLIQLPKHDKEAERFQKLLQQQLYPKSVLQASTQKPGSLLLPLSGWVIPKKLCETLLSHPNIQLRLNTALKELQSTTLQPEDKTAIRWRAIAANHSDTFSHVVLCTANDTNELSNLPHLPIYPIRGQVAQMNIEDAVNACLQKGESAEKIDIEQVLCEFGYVSPPIDGLIHFGSTYDLKDQDTAVREEGHKRNLTILEDLLGLKGNTFKTEDCQGRVAFRCAVTDYTPIVGPIQSTEVYQQAYSTLSKNAKWRSDNIAELNQQLYVNIGHGSRGLISTPLSGRYIASLIAGTPSPLEQNVSHTLHPSRFIIRDLKRSQKV
- a CDS encoding YheU family protein → MDTLIPYDSLAPDTLDTILDDIVSRDGTDYGDYDLSVAQKRDQALRALRSGDAVLLFDTESETIKMIPKEALSHYDYGQA
- the cysE gene encoding serine O-acetyltransferase: MNHDVTSDNLWQSLQAEADKLAQDEPILASYFNTTILRHDTLCSALSFLLASKLDSISIPAMVLREVFEEAMADTHSGIVRCIEQDILAIKERDAACDTFTTPLLFFKGFHALQTYRVANWLWKNNRKSLALYLQGQMSMVFSVDIHPAATIGCGVMLDHATGLVVGETCVIEDNVSILQSVTLGGTGKEHGDRHPKIRSGVLIGAGAKILGNIEVGEGAKIGAGSVVLEAVEHHTTVAGVPAKVVGHNTEEEPSRVMDHNINHCVRDCVE
- the ligA gene encoding NAD-dependent DNA ligase LigA; this encodes MTHQQMLDLIQQLNDYSYAYHVKDAPIVPDAVYDRDYQLLQAIEAEHPDWVQADSPTQRVGEKPDSGFANVAHTVPMLSLDNAFDNASLSDFDQRIRKLLNTDQVTYCCEPKLDGLAISLRYENGRLVRGVTRGDGLSGEDITSNIKTIYSVPLKLRTKTPPAVLEVRGEIYLPKDGFEKLNALAIEQGEKTFVNPRNAAAGSLRQLDPKITAKRPLVMCAYSIGYVEGWEQPKSHYEGLLQLSEWGFRTNDLMATAEGAQGCIEYYERLNEKRASLSYDIDGIVYKVDQIAQQNQLGFIARAPRWAIARKFPAQEEMTRVLGVDFQVGRTGAITPVARLEPVFVGGVTVSNATLHNKDEIARLGVKVNDYVIVHRAGDVIPKVVQVVMDKRPDNAVEVVFPAACPVCGSDLEQVEGEAIIRCTGGLVCGAQLKESLKHFVSRKAMDIDGLGDKLIEQLVDQGLVKTPVGIFTLSEKKATLLSMERMGQKSVEKLLASIETAKNTQYNRFIYALGIREVGEATARALTNYFTELDELMAADQESLVGVDDVGPIVAQHVRLFFEQALNRETIQGLLDAGVVWEKKQQASADELPLIGKTYVVTGSLSQLSRDQVKDKLQALGAKVSGSVSAKTDCLVAGEKAGSKLTKAQSLNVPIIDEAGVIALLSQYGAI